The genome window CAAATCAAATATCAAAATACAGTATTAACGGCATTCAAAGAGGTAGAAAATAGCCTAATGAATATCAAACAGTTAAAAGAATCTGCGAATTGGATGGAACAATCTGTTTCTGCTACTTCAGAGGCGTTAGACATCTCATTGAACCAATACCAAGAAGGTCTAATTGATTATACACCTGTCTTGAATTCCCAACAAAACCTCCTAATGGTACAGAATCAGGATGTTGAGATTAAAGGAGATTTACTGATCCAAATCGTTAAGTTGTACCAATCTCTAGGAGGAAATCTATAAGAATATGATCGGAAACTATCATGATGTGACTTTAGAAATTAATATTAGTAACATCGTGATAGTTACATCGTTACAGAATATATACACTACAAATACTGAAAAAATTTATTCTCAATAATGAAAAAAATTCTCTCACTTATATTGATGGGCGCTGTTTTCACTTCATGTTACAAGAAGCCCGACTTATACCAGGCACCCAAGGTTCCTACGGTAAAAGTAAGTCATCCACACAAAGAAGAAATTGAACTTTATGATACGTATACAGGGTATACTGAAGCTTTAGGTAAAGTAACGATCGTTCCGAGGGTAACAGGAACATTAGAACGTCGTTATTTCGAACCCGGTGAAAAAGTTCGTAAAGGACAAGTATTGTTTACGCTGGAAAAAGAGCCTTACTTATCTCAGTTAAACCAAGCGAAAGCCAAAGTGGAAAGAGCAAAGGCAGACCTTGAAATGAAAAAAGTAACTTACCAATCGTATGCAAAATTAGTCAATACAAGTGCTGTTTCTGAGTTAAAATACTTACAATCGAAAGCAAATGTAGATGAGGCGGAAGCTGGTTTACTAAATGCTATTGCTGATTTGGAAGCACAGAAGAACACTTATAGTTATACTAAAATCAAAGCTCCTATTTCAGGTACAATTTCCAACTACTATGTAGATAACGGGAACGTAGTAAAAGCAGAGTCTTCTACAGAGTTAGCGTATATCGTGAACAGCTCAAAGATGAACATTTTCTTTACAGTGCCTGCGACAAAATATTATGAATTACAAAAATTACATGAGTCGCTAGATGGTATGTCAGTTGATGTACTTGCAGATGATAATGAAACGTTATTAGCGGAAGGTAAGGTTATCTACCATGACCCTAATGTTGATTTGAAATCGGGTTCGATTACTTTAAAGGCTCAGGTAGAAAATAAAGACGCTGTTTTGATTGACGGTACTTATGTTCGTATCAAATTGATCAAAAGAGAACATGAAAATGCAATGTTGATTCCTCAAGTGGCCATTGAAAGAGACCAAGTAGGACCATATGTATATACTGTAGAAAGTGATACTGTACGTCAGCATAGAGTAAAATTAGGTGAAGAAATTGGCGATCAGATTATTGTAAAATCTGGTGTTAAAGAATCGGACGACCTCATTGTATCAGGTATTCAGAGAGCAAGAGATGGGATTAAAGTAAACCCTGTCACTGCTTCAAAATAATAACTCATAAAAGAGAGTGTAGTTGAAAAAGACTACACTCTTATTTCAACCTACACATTCACACTATCAATCCTATTCAAAGATGCTTTCTCGGTTTTTTATTCGTCGACCAATATTTGCCGCTGTATTAGCGATTGCAATATTGATTATCGGTGGTCTGTCGATTGTAGAGCTGCCGATTGCACAGTATCCTCAAATTACCCCTCCAACAGTAGTTGTAAAAGGGTTATATCCAGGAGCTGATGCAACAACCATCGCCCAAACAGTGGGTGCTCCTCTAGAAGAAGCTATTAATGGCGTAGAGGGCATGATCTACATGTCATCTACAAGTAATAATGATGGTACTTACAGCTTAACCATTACTTTTGAGGTGGGTACAGATGTAAATATCGCCACTGTACTTGTAGAGAATAAAGTATCACAAGCCCTTCCTATGTTACCGTCGATTGTACAGCAATTGGGGGTGACCACAGAGAAGAAATCAACCAATATGGTTATTCTTGCCAGCTTATATGCTGATGAGGGGTCAGGAATGGATTCCACTTTCTTAGTGAATTATGCTGATGCATATATTGCTGATGAGCTGCGAAGAATTGAAGGTGTGGGTGATGTATCCATCTTCGGTGTTGGAGATTATAGTATCCGTATCTGGCTTAATCCTAAAGCACTAGAAGATCATCATTTATCTGCTACAGATGTAATGAATGCAGTGAAGAACCAAAATGTAGAAACAGCTGCAGGACATGTTGGACAGTCTCCAGAAGTGTCCAAACAAATCAACACTTTTGCTATAAACTTATACCCAGGCCGTTTAAAAACGGTAGAAGATTTTGAAAATATCATCGTACATACCAATTCAGATGGAGGAAGTGTCTTCTTAAAAGACGTTGCCCGAGTTGAATTAGGAGCACAACAGTATACCATGTCATTTAAAAGTACAGGTATGCCAGCTGGTGGTATTGGTGTTTATCAGTTGCCTGATGCCAATGCATTAGATGTGGCCGATGCACTTATTGAAAAACTAAATAGTCTAGAAGAAAAATTCCCAGAAGGATTACATTATAAAATTAACCTAGATACAACCACTTTCGTTAGAGCTTCAATCCATGAAGTAGTAGAAACATTGGTGATTGCAGTGATTCTGGTATTTGTTGTCATGTACATGTTCTTACAAAGTTGGAGAGCGACAATTATACCTTCTGTAACGATTCCTGTGGCATTGATTGGTGCTTTTGCAGCCATGTTAGCTTTCGGATTCTCCATCAATCTATTAACGTTATTCGGTATTGTGTTAGCCATTGGTATTGTAGTAGATGATGCCATTGTGGTAGTAGAAAACACCTCAAGGTACTTGGAGCAGGGGATGTCCTCTAAAGATGCAGCGATCGAGGCTATGAAAGAGGTAACAGGTCCTATCATTGCAACAACATTGGTATTGATGTCGGTAT of Flammeovirga agarivorans contains these proteins:
- a CDS encoding efflux RND transporter periplasmic adaptor subunit, which gives rise to MKKILSLILMGAVFTSCYKKPDLYQAPKVPTVKVSHPHKEEIELYDTYTGYTEALGKVTIVPRVTGTLERRYFEPGEKVRKGQVLFTLEKEPYLSQLNQAKAKVERAKADLEMKKVTYQSYAKLVNTSAVSELKYLQSKANVDEAEAGLLNAIADLEAQKNTYSYTKIKAPISGTISNYYVDNGNVVKAESSTELAYIVNSSKMNIFFTVPATKYYELQKLHESLDGMSVDVLADDNETLLAEGKVIYHDPNVDLKSGSITLKAQVENKDAVLIDGTYVRIKLIKREHENAMLIPQVAIERDQVGPYVYTVESDTVRQHRVKLGEEIGDQIIVKSGVKESDDLIVSGIQRARDGIKVNPVTASK